The Myxococcales bacterium genome includes the window ACGAAGCGGCCCCATGGTCGCGAGAGGCCTGCGAAGACGCCGCCGAGAGCATCGAGGACTATGATGCGTGCAGCGAGCCCCCGCCGTCGCGTCTGCGTCGCCTCTTGCCGCGCAAGGGCGCGCTTGCCTTCGACGCAAACGCGGGCCTTGGGTTTGCGTCGCTGAGCTCCGCCTTTAGCTCAAATGGCACCGGGACGCTTGCGGCGTATAGCCTTGGCAGCTCGGCGATCGCGGTGGGCGCCGGGGCCGCCGGGCGCTATGCCACCAGCGATAAGCTCGCGGTCGGCGCGCGGCTTGACTACGCGCTTGCCCGCGCCGCCCCGGGCGTTGCCTTCAGCGATGGCACCACGACCGTCAACATTCCGTTTTCCATGCACACCATAACGGCGGCGGCCACGGCAGAGACTGTTGCCGGCAAGTTTGTCCTCGGGGCGCAGCTTGGCTTTCGTTTTGAGAAATTCTCCATCAGCAATGTTGAAGACTTGCAAGCCAATCTCGCCAAGCTCCCCACCGAGATTTTCTCTGGCGCCGTGCTCGCAGCGACCGCACGGCTGCCACACCTAACCGAGGTTATTGGCGCCGAGCTTGGCGCCGGGCTGCTCTTGGCTGGCTCGCGTCGCCAGACCGCAGGGCTCGAAGACGGCTTGTTCGCGAGCGCAGGTGGATTTGACCTCCACGTGGGCGGCACTTATCAGCTCGCGCGCATGCAACTGTTTGGACGGTACGGGCTTAGCCGCCGCACCAGCAATTGGAGTGGCGCGGCGCCTGACTCCACACGCGGCCATGGCGCCACGGCGGCGACGCGGACGGACTCATGGAATACGATCACCGCTGGCGTGGCCGCGCAATTTTAGTGCGTGCGTCAAAGCCGACCACCTCGACAATGTGCGCGTGATGTGGCGCGGTTGGCGTAAGATAGGCCAGCACGACCACCGACGCGCCTACTTGATGCGCCGACCAATAAAGCGCGCTCGGCGGCACCAGCTGCCATGAAGTCGCGCGCTCGCGGCTGGCCTCCGTCGGTGAGCCGTAGACGTCGATGGCGCGCTCCACCAGCGTATTCCAACGCGTCAGTGCCTTGGGCTCATCGATCCAGCGCTCGTAGCGATCGACCGCAACGAGCATTTCCGCTTGATCGTAGCTCGCGGTGGCCCATTGCACGAAATCTCGCGAGCCAACCGAACGACAGGGCTGATACGCCTCGATGCCCGACACCGGATCGCGGTCCTCCAGGCACAGGCGATGCTTGCCCAGATCACTGGCCACGAGGGCGGGTGTGCGATGGCGCACGAGCACGCCAACCGGTGGTGCGCAGGCAACCAACGCGGTGGCCGCTAGGGCGCCGAGCGCGGCGAGTGCGAGCGATCGCGTAACATTATCATTGTGCCTGGTCACGACATCTCGTAACAAACGCGTATGACAGCCATCCGCCGCGCATTGCTTGCCTGCGTCGTATCAGCCGCTAGCGCGGCGTGGGTGGGGTGCGCCGGCACGCCCGGCCCGGCCGTGGCCGCACCGGCCACCGTCGAACCAGATGATCGCTTCGTCGTCGGCGGGCGCTCGTGGTACCTCATCGGCAATGCGCTAACCGAGGGCCACGATGAGCTCGACGTCACCGTGTGGGTGCCCGCGGGGACAAAATTCGTCGACGCCTGGCTGGATGATGCGCCCGGCGTGCGCCTCACGTATGCGGAAGGCGTCTACGTGCTGCGGGGCTCGTTGGCCGCCCTTGGCGTTGACGCCACGCCCGGCGCGCACCGACTCCGCCTGGCCGCCGATGGCCGCGGCGTTGCCTTCGCCGACGTGACGCTGCATCGCAGCCACCCGCTTTATGCGCTGCTCGCCACCGACTGGGATTTTAGCGACCCAGGTGATGGCACGCTGGCGGCCCAAGACACCTTGCGCGCCGAGAATCCCGCGCTGAAAATCACGCATTTCGTGGGGCCATATACGTTTACTGATCCCGAGTTAGCTCCGGAGCGCGTCGCCACGCTGACCGCGTGGCTCGCGGCGCAGGCCGCGCTGGGCGACGAGGTAGCGCTGCACATTCATCCGTATTGCCACTTCGTCACCCACGCAGGGCTTACCTGCATTACCGACCAATCAACGGTGTATGCGGGCGGCGACACCACGGGCTACACCATCAATGTCGCGGCTTACGACCAGGCCTCGTTCGCGACGCTGCTCGACGCGGCGGATCAGCTCTTTGAGGACGCCGGGCTGGGCAAACCAACGAGCTTTCGCGCCGGCGGTTGGACGGCGGGCGCTGAGACCATCGCCGCCCTCGCGAGCCGCGGCTATGTCGTCGACAGCAGCGCGCTGAATTGGGCGCGCATGGAAGAATGGGACGGCGTTTTAAACGGCGAACTCTACCGCTGGAACGAGGAGCATTGGGGGCCGATCGACGACGTCAGCCAACCGTATTATCCAAGCGCCGCGGACCCCGCCCTCGCCACCGCGCCGACGCTCGATATTCTCGAAGTGCCAGATAACGCCATCATGGTCGACTACGTCTCGGTCACCGAGATGGTGGACATCTTGCAGGCCAATTGGCCCGGCGAGGCGCTCACCACGCCCAAGACGTTCGTATTTGGCTTTCATCCCGCAACCACCTCGGGACCGGGAAGCACCGACATCTCGCGGCTACGCGGCATCGTCGCCGAGCTGGGCGCTCACCTCGCGGCCGATGGCAGCGGGCCGATTGTCTACGAAACCATGTCGGCGCTCGCAACGCTGTCGTGGTAAGCGCGCGGCGGTGGTCCTTACAGAATCGGCGCGAGGACGACCACGGCCTTAACCAGGTTGCCGCCGCCCGACGCCATGACGTCGAATTCGCCGGACCAGCCCGAGGCACCGCCAAACGGCAAGGTTAGCGTGCCCTTGACGTTGTCATCGCCGCTCCAACCGTCCTTCTCTCTGAGGTTGACGTTGATAACGATATTGTTGCCGAGTTGCGGCACGACATTAATCGCGGCCTCGCCGAGAAACGACGTGAGCGAAGGCGTCGCCGGATACGAGTCGTATTCGTCGAGCTTCACCGCCTGGCCCGCGCCGAGGTTCCACAGCGTGACCGCCGCGCCAACACCTGTCGCCGACGCCGAGCCGTAGAGCTCGAGGCCGCTGCCGCTGTCGCTCTCATCGAGCACCGTGATCGATTTCAGGCGCACGCTATAGCGATCAGAGATCCTGTCGCAGATCTTGACGTCGTAGTCGGTCGTGACCGACATGCGCGCCGACGAGTTGTCCTTGAGATGCTTGAGCTTGTACGAGATCGGCGCCCCAGGTGATTGCTTGGAGTAGTTGCCGCCCTCGGCGATGAACTGCTTGATGCCCTCGATGCCTGAGACGGCCTGCACCGCGCTGTCGCCACTGCCACCGAGGACAAAGGCGTGGATGCGGCTCTCCTCAAGCGCGTGCTTCTGAGCCAACGTGAGATCGACACCAATTTGTGTCCCAGAGTTAAAAGCAACGCTGAGGGCCGCGGCGATTTCGGTCGACGACTTCTCTGACTCCAGGGTGAACACCACCATGCGCCCATACGTCACCGAGGAAACCATGAGCGGTGGATTCTGCGGCGTAAAGGCCGCCTCCACGTCGGCGAGCGTCACCGTCGATGACAGCACCGCGCTAGGGGTCGACGGTTCGTCGATATCGATCGTGTAGTAGGCCTGCACGAATTTTAGCAGGTAGCGGCTCTTAACATGTTCTTTGTTGAAGTCAAAGCCCGCCTCGACCGAGCCCGTGCCCCAATCGACGCTGGCATCGAGCGCAATCGAGAGCTGATCGCGCGAATGGACCTCGTCGAGCTGAAAATCAATTTGGGCTGGGGTCGCCCCGGTCACATCCGCCTCCAAGATGCGTCCAACCGCATCGCGCATCGTCGACAGCGATGGCGCCTCGATGCGGGCGGATTTCGCGCCATCGAGGTTGGCGAGGCTGACCGACACCGTCATGGGACGGCGCGCCATCACGACCTGCGAGAAGAGCCCGCTGTAAACCGAATCGCCGGCGACTAAGGCGCCGGGCCACATAGACTCCGAGTTGGCGGCATAGGCGACGATTTGATCGTATTGGCCGGTCTCGCTGTACTTCTCGGTGCGGCATTGGTAATCGCCGTCAAGCTCTGTCGACGCGTCCCCAGACGGCGTCGCGGGCGACTTCGGATCGGCCGGGAGATAGGGCAGGCCGTCGATATATGCGTCGATGGCATCGGCTTCGGAGTTTGTATTGGCACAACCCGGCCCGGCGGCGGCCGTCATGGCCAAAATGGCCACACCGGCGGCGGTAGTAACCACGCGGCTGCTTACCCAGGGACAGATTTTATTGCTCATGTGGTAGTTCCTTGCACGCCAGGTGCCAAACTTATCTAGTTGAATTTATTGAAAAATCATTAAGTTATTGCGGGGACTGCGCGCCTCAGTCGGGCTGCAAGTCCCCAGCTAGCTGGTCCCATCGATGTCGCGTTCCCGACCACTAGTCGGCTCGCAGGCGTCGCGCGGCTTACTGGTAAACAGGTTCCATCACGAATTTCGCGTCGACGTGGTAGCCGTTGCCGCCGACCACCGCCACGATTTGCTCGCCGCCCCAGCCTGAGGTGCCGTACGGCAGGGCTCGCGAGCCGCTAAACTTCTCATCGCCATCGAGGAAGCCATCGTGTTCGCCGAGGTTGCAGCCGAACGAAATTTCCTCGCCAATCTCAGGAGTGATGGAGATGATCGCCTCGCCGAGGTTGGCGCTTTGGCCCGACGGGAAGAAGTTGCCCTGCCCGATTTCGACCCAGCTGCCGCTACCCTTGCTCCAAAGCGTGGTCTTTTGGCCGCCGGCGCTCACCCAGCAGTTGCCGTAGATTTCAAGGCTGTCTTCGTTGCCAGCGCTGGCGACCTGGAAGTTCTTGAGGCGCACCGCGTAGGTCGAGGTCACGCGCACGCACGTCTTGGCGTCATATTCCGTGGTCAGCGACATGCGCGCCGGCGTGTTATCACCGAGGTGCTTGAGCTTGTAGGCAATCGGGGCACCTGGGGACTCTTTGGAGTAGTTGCCGCCCTCCGAGATGAACTGCTTGATGCCTTCGATGCCATACACGGCCTCGGTGGCCTGACCGCCATTGCCACCAATGACGACGGCGTGGATGGTGCTGGTCTCGAGCAATTGCTTGTGCTCAACCGACATCTCGATGTCGATATCCGTCACGCCGGCCGAGAAGGCCGCCGACAACGCCGCACCAATTTCCTCAGACGACTGATTTGATTCCAGGGTAAAGATGACCATGCGGCCGTACGTGATCGACGACACATAGAGCGGAATATTGCTGGCATTG containing:
- a CDS encoding thiol-activated cytolysin family protein encodes the protein MQNLKRVSRASLGLASAFALTACVDNDPIGSYLRDLPYFPTDDAKAKTQVGDETEAPEGEYICTTQRFSETGQFDKIVAYAANSESLWPGAIVGGDSIVSGLFRQEVLPRAPLTISVGLENLDGSKSATMKSPSLSASREAVGKILSSELSGSTPAMIDFQMEQVHSAEQLSLALDASVSWGTGEVEVGFDFNKQEVKSRYLVKYVQSYYTLDVDEPVSGSAFLASSVDLDTIKERFNASNIPLYVSSITYGRMVIFTLESNQSSEEIGAALSAAFSAGVTDIDIEMSVEHKQLLETSTIHAVVIGGNGGQATEAVYGIEGIKQFISEGGNYSKESPGAPIAYKLKHLGDNTPARMSLTTEYDAKTCVRVTSTYAVRLKNFQVASAGNEDSLEIYGNCWVSAGGQKTTLWSKGSGSWVEIGQGNFFPSGQSANLGEAIISITPEIGEEISFGCNLGEHDGFLDGDEKFSGSRALPYGTSGWGGEQIVAVVGGNGYHVDAKFVMEPVYQ
- a CDS encoding thiol-activated cytolysin family protein, whose protein sequence is MSNKICPWVSSRVVTTAAGVAILAMTAAAGPGCANTNSEADAIDAYIDGLPYLPADPKSPATPSGDASTELDGDYQCRTEKYSETGQYDQIVAYAANSESMWPGALVAGDSVYSGLFSQVVMARRPMTVSVSLANLDGAKSARIEAPSLSTMRDAVGRILEADVTGATPAQIDFQLDEVHSRDQLSIALDASVDWGTGSVEAGFDFNKEHVKSRYLLKFVQAYYTIDIDEPSTPSAVLSSTVTLADVEAAFTPQNPPLMVSSVTYGRMVVFTLESEKSSTEIAAALSVAFNSGTQIGVDLTLAQKHALEESRIHAFVLGGSGDSAVQAVSGIEGIKQFIAEGGNYSKQSPGAPISYKLKHLKDNSSARMSVTTDYDVKICDRISDRYSVRLKSITVLDESDSGSGLELYGSASATGVGAAVTLWNLGAGQAVKLDEYDSYPATPSLTSFLGEAAINVVPQLGNNIVINVNLREKDGWSGDDNVKGTLTLPFGGASGWSGEFDVMASGGGNLVKAVVVLAPIL
- a CDS encoding SH3 domain-containing protein; translated protein: MATALGLLVMVLVVAAWPGAAAADRVTANQAAKLHEKPGESSKVVGEVAADDELTVLGRSGRWLKVRAPGKDRIVGWITRSSVDGDVVPRNTRRRPSVDRGRDSGWTQKSDRVGADVVPDAPPRMRRDAADDSGGDGGDGAESERDEAAPWSREACEDAAESIEDYDACSEPPPSRLRRLLPRKGALAFDANAGLGFASLSSAFSSNGTGTLAAYSLGSSAIAVGAGAAGRYATSDKLAVGARLDYALARAAPGVAFSDGTTTVNIPFSMHTITAAATAETVAGKFVLGAQLGFRFEKFSISNVEDLQANLAKLPTEIFSGAVLAATARLPHLTEVIGAELGAGLLLAGSRRQTAGLEDGLFASAGGFDLHVGGTYQLARMQLFGRYGLSRRTSNWSGAAPDSTRGHGATAATRTDSWNTITAGVAAQF